A genome region from Aptenodytes patagonicus chromosome 26, bAptPat1.pri.cur, whole genome shotgun sequence includes the following:
- the ARNT gene encoding aryl hydrocarbon receptor nuclear translocator isoform X5, with the protein MAATAANPEMASDVSSLGAAVSSGNPGPGAQAGGAIVQRANKRRPGLDFDDDGEGNSKFLRCDDDPMPNDKERFARENHSEIERRRRNKMTAYITELSDMVPTCSALARKPDKLTILRMAVSHMKSLRGTGNTSTDGTYKPSFLTDQELKHLILEAADGFLFIVSCETGRVVYVSDSVTPVLNQPQSEWFGSTLYDQVHPDDVGKLREQLSTSENALTGRILDLKTGTVKKEGQQSMRMCMGSRRSFICRMRCGNSSVDPVAVNRLSFMRNRCRNGLGAAKDGEPHYVVVHCTGYIKAWPPAGVSLPDDDPDAGQGSKFCLVAIGRLQVTSSPNCTDMNNVCQPTEFISRHNTEGIFTFIDHRCVATVGYQPQELLGKDIVDFCHPEDQQLLRDSFQQVVKLKGQVLSVMFRFRSKNREWLWMRTSSFTFQNPYSDEIEYIICTNTNVKNSSQESRPALSNSMQRPQLGQSVNLPLEMGTAQLPSRQQQPPQQTELEVVPGRESLSGYDHSQVPVQPVTAAGPEHSKPLEKAESLFNQERDPRFSEIYSNINTDQNKAIPASTVPANQPLFTQGNTFTPSRPAENFRSSSMVPPVNIIQQQPSSAGRILAQISRHSNPAQVSGTNWAPGTRPAFAPQQVASQTVKTRPPSFSMGTFQGTPSSFSPMAAPGSTASPTGAAYPNLASRGTGFTTEAAQTPAPFQARAAEGVGMWPQWQGQHHGPASGEQHVQQPQPSQPEVFSDMLTMLGDQGPNYNNEEFPELNIFPSFSE; encoded by the exons GGAAAATCACAGCGAGATTGAACGTAGGCGAAGGAACAAGATGACTGCCTACATCACAGAGCTGTCAGATATGGTGCCCACCTGCAGTGCCCTGGCCCGCAAACCAGACAAGCTCACCATCTTGCGCATGGCTGTCTCTCACATGAAGTCCCTGCGTGGCACAGGCAATACCTCCACTGACGGCACCTACAAACCCTCCTTTCTCACTGACCAG GAACTCAAACACCTGATCCTAGAGGCAGCCGACGGCTTTCTGTTCATAGTGTCCTGTGAGACCGGGAGGGTGGTCTATGTCTCCGATTCTGTGACTCCTGTCCTGAACCAGCCCCAGTCCGAATGGTTTGGCAGCACCCTGTATGACCAGGTGCACCCGGATGACGTGGGCAAGCTGAGGGAGCAGCTCTCCACGTCGGAGAATGCGCTGACAG gTCGCATCCTAGATTTAAAGACGGGGACTGTCAAGAAGGAAGGCCAGCAGTCCATGAGGATGTGTATGGGTTCACGAAGATCGTTCATCTGCCGAATGAG GTGTGGCAACAGCTCAGTGGATCCAGTCGCTGTGAATCGTCTCAGCTTTATGAGGAATCGCTGCAG GAATGGCTTAGGTGCAGCAAAAGACGGCGAACCTCACTACGTCGTGGTGCACTGCACGGGTTACATAAAAGCCTGGCCCCCCGCAG GTGTTTCACTGCCTGATGATGACCCGGATGCCGGCCAGGGCAGCAAGTTTTGCCTCGTGGCTATTGGCAGGCTCCAG GTCACTAGCTCACCCAACTGCACAGACATGAATAATGTTTGTCAGCCAACAGAGTTCATCTCCCGACACAACACCGAAGGCATTTTCACCTTCATAGATCACCGCTGTGTGGCTACGGTTGGCTACCAGCCACAG gaGCTTCTGGGGAAAGACATTGTGGATTTCTGCCACCCGGAAGACCAACAGCTTTTGCGGGACAGCTTCCAGCAG GTGGTGAAGTTAAAAGGCCAGGTTCTGTCAGTCATGTTCCGATTCCGATCCAAAAACCGGGAATGGCTCTGGATGAGAACCAGCTCCTTTACCTTCCAGAACCCCTACTCGGATGAAATTGAGTACATCATCTGTACCAACACGAACGTCAA gaACTCGAGCCAGGAGTCTCGGCCTGCCCTGTCAAACTCAATGCAGAGGCCCCAGCTGGGGCAGAGTGTCAACCTTCCCCTGGAGATGGGCACGGCACAGCTGCCCTCAAG gcagcagcagccgccacaaCAGACAGAGCTGGAGGTGGTCCCAGGGAGAGAGAGCCTGTCTGGTTACGACCACTCACAG GTTCCCGTTCAGCCTGTGACTGCTGCCGGCCCAGAGCACAGCAAGCCCTTGGAGAAGGCAGAGAGCCTTTTTAATCAGGAGCGGGACCCGAGGTTCAGCGAAATCTACAGCAATATCAACACAG ACCAGAACAAAGCCATTCCCGCCAGCACGGTGCCTGCCAACCAGCCCCTCTTTACGCAGGGAAACACTTTCACCCCATCGCGACCTGCCGAGAACTTCAG GAGCAGCAGCATGGTACCTCCTGTGAACATTATTCAGCAGCAACCCTCATCAGCGGGCCGGATCTTAGCACAGATTTCACGCCACTCCAACCCAGCTCAGGTCAGCGGAACCAACTGGGCTCCAGGGACACGGCCAGCGTTCGCACCCCAG CAAGTGGCATCCCAGACGGTGAAGACTCGGCCCCCTTCCTTCAGCATGGGGACTTTCCAAGGCACCCCATCCTCCTTCAGCCCCATGGCAGCACCTGGCTCTACGGCTTCCCCTACGGGGGCTGCTTACCCGAACCTCGCCAGCCGTGGCACGGGCTTCA CCACGGAGGCAGCGCAGACCCCCGCCCCGTTCCAGGCGCGGGCAGCCGAAGGTGTGGGGATGTGGCCGCAGTGGCAAGGACAGCACCACGGCCCAGCGTCCGGGGAGCAACACGTGCAGCAGCCGCAGCCAAGCCAGCCTGAGGTCTTCTCA GACATGCTGACGATGCTGGGAGACCAAGGACCCAACTACAACAACGAAGAGTTCCCAGAGTTGAATATATTCCcttctttttcagaataa
- the LOC143171246 gene encoding uncharacterized protein LOC143171246: MVLYPRRILALSLGCSVSSGSRSLGLTLPPASFLFTLMKCDCFPEVSDLGASDVSHALILRPPEAAYFNFTSAAVACPAREGGQALAGSTSAPGQGGILAQPGPGSFRRDDSALRLAAAAVGLEQEKIGHPQDREVSKAKRHRRPRAQGRANVNPPRTAAASGSATVCKSTAWATLQPCRFNGSGVLPSPLEKRRKKRRKAHGQTPLSTYSERGPLALLRTRAGEAAARMR; the protein is encoded by the exons ATGGTTCTTTACCCTCGGAGGATTTTGGCGTTGTCTCTGGGATGTTCAGTGTCAAGCGGCTCCAGATCGCTCG GACTGACTTTGCCACCTGCTTCGTTTCTCTTTACTTTGATGAAATGCGACTGTTTTCCTGAAGTTTCGGATCTCGGAGCGAGTGATGTGTCCCACGCTCTGATTCTGCGGCCTCCTGAAGCTGCTTACTTCAACTTCACCTCTGCTGCCGTTGCGTGCCCGGCACGGGAGGGCGGGCAGGCGCTG GCTGGTTCCACGAGTGCTCCTGGGCAGGGAGGAATCCTGGCTCAGC CTGGACCGGGCAGCTTTCGGCGTGATGACTCTGCCCTCcgtctggctgctgctgctgtgggacttGAGCAAGAGAAAATAGGACACCCGCAAGACCGAGAAGTGAGCAAAGCCAAACGCCACCGGCGCCCCAGAGCTCAGGGGAGAGCAAACGTTAACCCACCCAGAACTGCAGCTGCGTCTGGATCAGCAACAGTCTGCAAAAGCACCGCCTGGGCTACGCTTCAGCCCTGTCGCTTCAACGGCAGCGGCGTGTTGCCTTCTCccttagaaaaaagaagaaaaaaacgcCGAAAAGCCCACGGCCAAACCCCCTTGTCCACGTATTCGGAGCGGGGTCCCCTTGCTCTGTTGCGGACGAGGGCCGGCGAAGCTGCGGCGCGAATGCGTTGA
- the CTSK gene encoding cathepsin K — protein sequence MLGMWWPTLLALLAPAAVAQLHPERELDTQWDLWKKTYRKQYNGKADEAARRLIWEKNLRYINTHNLEHALGVHTFELAMNHLGDMTSEEVVRMMTGLKVPRGRPRRNETLYVPDWTERAPAAVDWRRKGYVTPVKNQGQCGSCWAFSSVGALEGQLKRKTGKLLSLSPQNLVDCVTNNDGCGGGYMTNAFEYVRQNRGIDSEDAYPYIGQDESCMYSPTGKAAKCRGYREIPEGNEKALKRAVARIGPVSVGIDASLASFQFYSRGVYYDENCNAENINHAVLAVGYGTQKGTKHWIIKNSWGKEWGNKGYVLLARNMNNACGIANLASFPKM from the exons ATGCTGGG GATGTGGTGGCCCAcgctgctggccctgctggcCCCCGCGGCGGTGGCCCAGCTGCACCCCGAGCGGGAGCTGGACACCCAGTGGGACCTATGGAAGAAAACCTATCGCAAGCAGTACAACGGCAAG GCGGACGAGGCGGCGCGGAGGCTGATCTGGGAGAAGAACCTCAGGTACATCAACACCCACAACCTGGAGCACGCGCTGGGCGTCCACACCTTCGAGCTGGCCATGAACCACCTGGGCGACATG ACCAGCGAGGAGGTGGTGAGGATGATGACGGGCTTGAAGGTGCCCCGTGGCCGCCCACGTCGCAACGAGACGCTCTACGTCCCCGACTGGACCGAGAGAGCCCCGGCTGCCGTGGACTGGAGGAGGAAAGGCTACGTGACGCCTGTCAAGAACCAG GGCCAGTGCGGCTCGTGCTGGGCTTTCAGCTCGGTGGGCGCGCTGGAGGGGCAGCTGAAGCGGAAGACGGGGAAGCTGCTCTCCCTCAGCCCCCAAAACCTGGTGGATTGCGTGACCAACAACGACGGCTGCGGGGGCGGCTACATGACCAACGCCTTCGAGTACGTCCGGCAGAACCGCGGCATCGACTCGGAGGATGCCTACCCTTACATCGGCCAG GATGAGAGCTGCATGTACAGCCCCACCGGGAAGGCAGCCAAGTGCCGCGGCTACCGGGAAATCCCCGAAGGGAACGAGAAGGCTTTGAAGAGGGCCGTGGCCAGGATCGGACCCGTCTCCGTGGGCATCGACGCCAGCCTGGCCTCCTTCCAGTTCTACAGCcggg GCGTGTACTATGACGAGAACTGCAATGCCGAAAACATCAACCACGCGGTGCTGGCGGTGGGCTACGGCACGCAGAAGGGCACCAAGCACTGGATCATCAAGAACAG CTGGGGCAAGGAGTGGGGCAACAAGGGCTACGTCCTCCTGGCGCGCAACATGAACAACGCCTGCGGCATCGCCAACCTCGCCAGCTTCCCCAAGATGTGA
- the LOC143171108 gene encoding cathepsin S-like: MKLLASIAFLAALAVALGHPDPALDWHWQLWKKTYGKEYRHEKEEGDRRATWERNLRLVMLHNLEHSLGLHSYELGMNHLGDMTSEEVAALLTGLNVAPRSNRTSTYRPQPGGKVPDTVDWREKGCVTDVKNQGACGSCWAFSAVGALEAQVKLKTGKLVSLSTQNLVDCSMMYGNKGCSGGFMTCAFQYIIDNQGIDSDDSYPYTAQNGTCRYNASTRAATCSKYVELPYADEAALKDAVANIGPVSVAIDATQPTFFLYRSGVYDDPRCTQEVNHGVLVIGYGTLNDKDYWLVKNSWGVRFGDEGYIRMSRNHANHCGIASYASYPLI; encoded by the exons ATGAAGCTGCTGGCTTCCATCGCCTTCCTGGCCGCGCTTGCGGTGGCACTGGGACACCCTGACCCTGCGCTGGACTGGCACTGGCAGCTCTGGAAGAAAACCTATGGCAAGGAGTACCGCCACGAG aaagaggaaggggaCCGGCGCGCGACGTGGGAGAGGAACTTGCGGCTCGTGATGCTGCACAATCTGGAGCACTCGCTGGGGCTGCACTCCTACGAGCTGGGCATGAACCACCTGGGAGACATG ACCAGCGAGGAAGTGGCAGCTTTGTTAACTGGGCTGAACGTCGCTCCTCGGTCAAACCGGACCTCCACGTACCGACCACAGCCTGGCGGGAAAGTCCCGGACACGGTGGACTGGAGGGAGAAGGGATGCGTCACGGATGTGAAGAATCAG GGCGCCTGTGGGTCGTGCTGGGCGTTCAGTGCCGTGGGAGCCCTCGAAGCCCAGGTGAAGCTGAAGACGGGGAAGCTGGTGTCCCTGAGCACCCAGAACCTCGTTGACTGCTCCATGATGTATGGGAACAAAGGCTGCAGTGGAGGTTTCATGACCTGTGCTTTCCAGTACATCATCGACAACCAGGGGATTGACTCAGACGATTCCTACCCCTACACAGCTCAG AATGGCACATGTCGATACAATGCTTCCACACGAGCCGCCACTTGCTCCAAGTACGTTGAGCTCCCATACGCCGACGAAGCCGCCCTGAAAGATGCTGTAGCCAACATCGGACCAGTCTCTGTCGCCATTGACGCCACCCAGCCCACCTTCTTCTTGTACAGGTCAG GTGTGTATGACGACCCCCGGTGCACACAGGAGGTGAATCACGGAGTGCTCGTGATCGGCTACGGCACCCTAAATGATAAGGATTACTGGCTTGTGAAAAACAG TTGGGGTGTGCGTTTTGGTGACGAGGGCTATATCCGCATGTCAAGAAACCACGCGAACCATTGCGGGATCGCCAGTTATGCCTCTTACCCGCTGATATAG
- the ARNT gene encoding aryl hydrocarbon receptor nuclear translocator isoform X3, protein MAATAANPEMASDVSSLGAAVSSGNPGPGAQAGGAIVQRANKRRPGLDFDDDGEGNSKFLRCDDDPMPNDKERFARENHSEIERRRRNKMTAYITELSDMVPTCSALARKPDKLTILRMAVSHMKSLRGTGNTSTDGTYKPSFLTDQELKHLILEAADGFLFIVSCETGRVVYVSDSVTPVLNQPQSEWFGSTLYDQVHPDDVGKLREQLSTSENALTEGTKPWCLSNKDPAAPPENASKGRILDLKTGTVKKEGQQSMRMCMGSRRSFICRMRCGNSSVDPVAVNRLSFMRNRCRNGLGAAKDGEPHYVVVHCTGYIKAWPPAGVSLPDDDPDAGQGSKFCLVAIGRLQVTSSPNCTDMNNVCQPTEFISRHNTEGIFTFIDHRCVATVGYQPQELLGKDIVDFCHPEDQQLLRDSFQQVVKLKGQVLSVMFRFRSKNREWLWMRTSSFTFQNPYSDEIEYIICTNTNVKNSSQESRPALSNSMQRPQLGQSVNLPLEMGTAQLPSRQQQPPQQTELEVVPGRESLSGYDHSQVPVQPVTAAGPEHSKPLEKAESLFNQERDPRFSEIYSNINTDQNKAIPASTVPANQPLFTQGNTFTPSRPAENFRSSSMVPPVNIIQQQPSSAGRILAQISRHSNPAQVSGTNWAPGTRPAFAPQQVASQTVKTRPPSFSMGTFQGTPSSFSPMAAPGSTASPTGAAYPNLASRGTGFTTEAAQTPAPFQARAAEGVGMWPQWQGQHHGPASGEQHVQQPQPSQPEVFSDMLTMLGDQGPNYNNEEFPELNIFPSFSE, encoded by the exons GGAAAATCACAGCGAGATTGAACGTAGGCGAAGGAACAAGATGACTGCCTACATCACAGAGCTGTCAGATATGGTGCCCACCTGCAGTGCCCTGGCCCGCAAACCAGACAAGCTCACCATCTTGCGCATGGCTGTCTCTCACATGAAGTCCCTGCGTGGCACAGGCAATACCTCCACTGACGGCACCTACAAACCCTCCTTTCTCACTGACCAG GAACTCAAACACCTGATCCTAGAGGCAGCCGACGGCTTTCTGTTCATAGTGTCCTGTGAGACCGGGAGGGTGGTCTATGTCTCCGATTCTGTGACTCCTGTCCTGAACCAGCCCCAGTCCGAATGGTTTGGCAGCACCCTGTATGACCAGGTGCACCCGGATGACGTGGGCAAGCTGAGGGAGCAGCTCTCCACGTCGGAGAATGCGCTGACAG AAGGAACCAAACCCTGGTGCCTTTCTAACAAGgatcctgcagccccccctgAGAATGCATCTAAAG gTCGCATCCTAGATTTAAAGACGGGGACTGTCAAGAAGGAAGGCCAGCAGTCCATGAGGATGTGTATGGGTTCACGAAGATCGTTCATCTGCCGAATGAG GTGTGGCAACAGCTCAGTGGATCCAGTCGCTGTGAATCGTCTCAGCTTTATGAGGAATCGCTGCAG GAATGGCTTAGGTGCAGCAAAAGACGGCGAACCTCACTACGTCGTGGTGCACTGCACGGGTTACATAAAAGCCTGGCCCCCCGCAG GTGTTTCACTGCCTGATGATGACCCGGATGCCGGCCAGGGCAGCAAGTTTTGCCTCGTGGCTATTGGCAGGCTCCAG GTCACTAGCTCACCCAACTGCACAGACATGAATAATGTTTGTCAGCCAACAGAGTTCATCTCCCGACACAACACCGAAGGCATTTTCACCTTCATAGATCACCGCTGTGTGGCTACGGTTGGCTACCAGCCACAG gaGCTTCTGGGGAAAGACATTGTGGATTTCTGCCACCCGGAAGACCAACAGCTTTTGCGGGACAGCTTCCAGCAG GTGGTGAAGTTAAAAGGCCAGGTTCTGTCAGTCATGTTCCGATTCCGATCCAAAAACCGGGAATGGCTCTGGATGAGAACCAGCTCCTTTACCTTCCAGAACCCCTACTCGGATGAAATTGAGTACATCATCTGTACCAACACGAACGTCAA gaACTCGAGCCAGGAGTCTCGGCCTGCCCTGTCAAACTCAATGCAGAGGCCCCAGCTGGGGCAGAGTGTCAACCTTCCCCTGGAGATGGGCACGGCACAGCTGCCCTCAAG gcagcagcagccgccacaaCAGACAGAGCTGGAGGTGGTCCCAGGGAGAGAGAGCCTGTCTGGTTACGACCACTCACAG GTTCCCGTTCAGCCTGTGACTGCTGCCGGCCCAGAGCACAGCAAGCCCTTGGAGAAGGCAGAGAGCCTTTTTAATCAGGAGCGGGACCCGAGGTTCAGCGAAATCTACAGCAATATCAACACAG ACCAGAACAAAGCCATTCCCGCCAGCACGGTGCCTGCCAACCAGCCCCTCTTTACGCAGGGAAACACTTTCACCCCATCGCGACCTGCCGAGAACTTCAG GAGCAGCAGCATGGTACCTCCTGTGAACATTATTCAGCAGCAACCCTCATCAGCGGGCCGGATCTTAGCACAGATTTCACGCCACTCCAACCCAGCTCAGGTCAGCGGAACCAACTGGGCTCCAGGGACACGGCCAGCGTTCGCACCCCAG CAAGTGGCATCCCAGACGGTGAAGACTCGGCCCCCTTCCTTCAGCATGGGGACTTTCCAAGGCACCCCATCCTCCTTCAGCCCCATGGCAGCACCTGGCTCTACGGCTTCCCCTACGGGGGCTGCTTACCCGAACCTCGCCAGCCGTGGCACGGGCTTCA CCACGGAGGCAGCGCAGACCCCCGCCCCGTTCCAGGCGCGGGCAGCCGAAGGTGTGGGGATGTGGCCGCAGTGGCAAGGACAGCACCACGGCCCAGCGTCCGGGGAGCAACACGTGCAGCAGCCGCAGCCAAGCCAGCCTGAGGTCTTCTCA GACATGCTGACGATGCTGGGAGACCAAGGACCCAACTACAACAACGAAGAGTTCCCAGAGTTGAATATATTCCcttctttttcagaataa
- the LOC143171107 gene encoding cathepsin S-like: MKLLASIAFLAALAVALGHPDPALDWHWQLWKKTYGKEYRHEKEEGDRRTTWERNLRLVMLHNLEHSLGLHSYELGMNHLGDMTSEEVAALLTGLKVAPLSNRTSTYRPQPGSEVPDTVDWREKGCITDVKNQGACGSCWAFSAVGALEAQVKLKTGKLVSLSTQNLVDCTRSYGNKGCGGGWRTKAFQYIIDNQGIDSDDSYPYTAQDGACHYNPTARAATCSRYVELPHGDEAALKDAVANVGPISVSIDASQPTFFLYKAGIYHDPSCSQEVNHAVLVIGYGSSDGEDYWLVKNSWGAHFGEQGYIRMARNRGNHCGIASYSAYPQI; encoded by the exons ATGAAGCTGCTGGCTTCCATCGCCTTCCTGGCCGCGCTTGCGGTGGCACTGGGACACCCTGACCCTGCGCTGGACTGGCACTGGCAGCTCTGGAAGAAAACCTACGGCAAGGAGTACCGCCACGAG aaagaggaaggggaCCGGCGCACGACGTGGGAGAGGAACCTGCGGCTCGTGATGCTGCATAATCTGGAGCACTCGCTGGGGCTGCACTCCTACGAGCTGGGCATGAACCACCTGGGAGACATG ACCAGCGAGGAAGTGGCGGCTTTGTTAACTGGGCTGAAGGTCGCTCCTCTGTCAAACCGGACCTCCACGTACCGACCGCAGCCTGGCAGCGAAGTCCCGGACACGGTGGACTGGAGGGAGAAGGGATGCATCACGGATGTGAAGAACCAG GGCGCCTGTGGGTCGTGCTGGGCGTTCAGTGCCGTGGGAGCCCTCGAAGCCCAGGTGAAGCTGAAGACGGGGAAGCTGGTGTCCCTGAGCACCCAGAACCTCGTTGACTGCACCAGGAGCTATGGGAACAAAGGCTGCGGTGGTGGATGGAGAACCAAAGCTTTCCAGTACATCATCGACAACCAGGGGATTGACTCGGACGATTCCTACCCCTACACGGCTCAG GACGGTGCGTGCCACTACAACCCGACGGCGCGGGCAGCCACGTGTTCCAGGTACGTCGAGCTGCCGCACGGCGACGAAGCCGCGCTGAAGGATGCCGTTGCCAACGTGGGACCCATCTCTGTCAGCATTGATGCCAGTCAGCCCACCTTCTTCTTGTACAAAGCTG GTATCTACCATGACCCGAGCTGCTCTCAGGAGGTGAATCACGCCGTGCTCGTCATCGGCTATGGCTCTTCGGATGGGGAGGACTACTGGCTCGTGAAAAACAG TTGGGGTGCGCATTTTGGTGAGCAGGGCTATATCCGGATGGCGAGGAACCGTGGAAACCACTGCGGGATTGCCAGCTACAGCGCTTACCCCCAGATCTAG